A stretch of the Arvicola amphibius chromosome 8, mArvAmp1.2, whole genome shotgun sequence genome encodes the following:
- the LOC119821780 gene encoding LOW QUALITY PROTEIN: olfactory receptor 10A7-like (The sequence of the model RefSeq protein was modified relative to this genomic sequence to represent the inferred CDS: deleted 2 bases in 1 codon; substituted 1 base at 1 genomic stop codon), with the protein MAPSWAAPPWANQSRARELEFVLLGFAHVPSLRPMLSVLFLAAFLLTLLGNTLIVLLTSLDPGLRAPMYFFLRQLALVEICFSLDIAPRLLVTLLRPGRGMSPTSCALQLFLVLSCVTSECFLLTVMAWDRFLAICRPLRYGAIMSLRLCHLLATTCWLAGAPVSLVFTLWLFNFPFCGPRGIRHYFCDIAPLLSLVCADTRVFEASVFVATVLIMIVPVCLIVMSYTRILAAVLGMPSASGRHKALSTCASHLIVVILFYGTTGVIHLRPKASYSPESKQVVSLSYTWXTPCSTPLIYSLRNKEFKAALGRVSFRGEAPLPSDPVRYFIYPSLLAKHLYPGCLENLSTGVGLNSF; encoded by the exons ATGGCACCTTCCTGGGCAGCTCCTCCCTGGGCCAATCAGAGCCGCGCACGTGAGCTGGAGTTCGTGTTGCTGGGCTTCGCACATGTGCCCTCCCTGCGCCCAATGCTCTCAGTGCTCTTCCTGGCCGCCTTCCTGCTCACGTTGCTAGGCAACACACTCATCGTCTTGCTCACCAGCCTGGATCCAGGCCTGCGTGcgcccatgtacttcttcctacGGCAGCTGGCGCTGGTGGAGATCTGCTTCTCACTGGACATAGCTCCCCGTCTTCTAGTGACCCTGCTACGGCCTGGACGTGGAATGTCTCCGACAAGTTGTGCCCTGCAGCTGTTCCTCGTGCTGTCCTGTGTCACATCTGAGTGCTTTCTTCTCACGGTCATGGCCTGGGACCGCTTCCTGGCCATTTGCAGGCCACTGCGCTATGGTGCCATCATGAGCTTGAGGCTGTGCCACCTGCTGGCTACTACCTGTTGGCTCGCAGGAGCCCCTGTGTCGCTGGTCTTCACTCTCTGGCTCTTTAACTTTCCCTTCTGTGGGCCACGGGGCATTAGACACTACTTTTGTGACATAGCACCTCTGCTGAGCCTGGTGTGTGCAGACACCAGAGTCTTCGAGGCCAGTGTGTTTGTGGCCACAGTGCTAATTATGATAGTTCCGGTCTGTCTCATAGTCATGTCTTATACCAGGATTCTGGCTGCTGTCCTTGGGATGCCATCAGCCTCTGGGCGCCACAAGGCCCTGTCCACCTGTGCCTCCCACCTCATCGTGGTAATTCTGTTTTACGGCACTACGGGGGTCATCCACTTGCGCCCCAAGGCCAGCTATTCTCCTGAGAGCAAGCAAGTAGTGTCTCTGTCATACACC TGGTGAACCCCATGCTCAACCCCCCTCATCTACAGCCTGCGGAACAAGGAGTTCAAGGCTGCCTTAGGTCGTGTCTCCTTCAGAGGcgaagcacctttaccctctgaccCGGTACGTTACTTCATTTACCCCAGTCTTTTGGCAAAACATCTCTACCCTGGTTGTCTTGAGAACCTTAGTACAGGAGTAGGTTTAAACTCTTTCTAA